A single window of Solanum dulcamara chromosome 5, daSolDulc1.2, whole genome shotgun sequence DNA harbors:
- the LOC129889066 gene encoding 50S ribosomal protein L3, chloroplastic — MHPTPSFPILHWIRKSQSGAFPLPSLSHQSAMSLSSFSTIPTAKLLLKTLPTSTTITPLTLHSPFLPPFRLPKHKPLSLRISTSPAISASLEAGVGIMATKLGMMSFFEDSGTVVPVTVVGFREGNIVTQIKTEATDGYSAVQVGYRRVRDRKLTKPEMGHLEKSGIIPLRHLQEFRLQSVDGFEVTQKLEFNELFKEGDLVDVSGTTIGKGFQGGIKRHNFKRGQMTHGSKSHRQLGSIGAGTTPGRVYKGKKMPGRMGGTKTKIRKLKIVKIDDELNILMIKGALPGKPGNLLRIAPAKIVGKNIPKN; from the exons ATGCATCCAACCCCTTCTTTCCCCATCTTGCACTGGATAAGGAAATCCCAAAGCGGAGCGTTTCCCCTCCCTTCTCTTTCTCATCAATCAGCCAtgtctctctcttctttctccACAATTCCCACCGCCAAGCTCCTCCTCAAGACCCTACCCACTTCCACCACAATCACACCCTTAACTCTCCATTCTCCATTTCTCCCCCCTTTCCGACTCCCCAAACATAAACCCCTTTCACTTCGCATCTCAACATCCCCCGCTATCTCTGCCTCACTTGAAGCCGGAGTCGGAATAATGGCAACCAAACTTGGCATGATGAGCTTCTTCGAAGATTCAGGAACAGTGGTGCCTGTAACTGTTGTGGGGTTTCGCGAGGGAAATATTGTTACTCAGATTAAAACTGAAGCTACTGATGGATATAGTGCTGTACAAGTTGGGTATCGACGAGTTCGGGATAGAAAACTAACTAAACCTGAAATGGGTCATCTTGAAAAGTCTGGGATTATTCCTCTCCGCCATTTGCAAGAGTTTCGTCTTCAGTCTGTTGATGGATTTGAGGTTACACAGAAACTTGAATTTAATGAGCTCTTTAAAGAGGGTGATTTAGTCGATGTCTCTGGTACAACCATTGGAAAAGGATTTCAAG GTGGTATCAAGAGGCATAACTTCAAGAGGGGTCAAATGACTCACGGATCAAAGAGTCATAGGCAACTAGGATCAATTGGTGCTGGGACAACCCCAGGGCGTGTATATAAGGGCAAGAAAATGCCTGGAAGAATGGGAGGCACCAAGACAAAGATTAGAAAGCTGAAGATTGTCAAGATCGATGATGAACTCAACATTCTAATGATCAAAGGAGCTCTTCCTGGTAAGCCTGGAAATCTTTTGCGAATAGCTCCAGCCAAGATTGTAGGCAAAAACATCCCCAAGaactaa